Proteins co-encoded in one Hymenobacter swuensis DY53 genomic window:
- a CDS encoding TonB-dependent receptor, with protein sequence MRKHYSFLLFFLLLFCQAISGQAQDLSAVAGIVQAESGEPMPGATIFIRGTFIGTSTDRDGKFSLRADFSEGPVVLSVSFVGYESRDVTLSQPDNAVKVQLKINPTLTNEVIASASRVEEGILQAPVTVEKVTSQQVLRLPPPDVQVGLNQFKGIDVNSSSMLLNSLSTRGFNSAKSERLIQLTDYFDTQSPSLNVNAGNLTGLPELDIESIEIIHGPASALYGANAFNGVLLQNSKDAFINEGLTLRVRGGERSFFDGQLRYAQKIGDKFAFKITGAYLTADDWLAQNYSATSTQVERRNNAEGSALGYEAVNRYGDVPFTVPATYPIADLRGKTLFMPGFDEKTLIGDDNKAKSLKIHPSLSYLLTSSIKMTVGVNYNRGTASYQSSSRYRFKDFGTNQYHGEIKGERWFVRGQSIQDFGNKSYDLNFLGAFIQTSPIATGGGTTYAQQYFNTYLTTYGGARQLGQTDAQAQITAQNAASQFQLDPNSGTFRNLRSAIIEDATPGKGARLNPSSLLNEGNAQYNFKLSETSDLIVGGAYRKFRLGSNGNLYSDNDGRIQNHEVGGYAQLTKKLFEERLRLALAGRIDDFKNFNPSFSPRASAVYSAGDKRQHNFRASYGRAFRSPTQLDQYINLDLGQVLLQGNVDNGYQGYSIITGQAIEVAALKLERLSTYEIGYKGALGEKVAVDVNYYRNYYNDFIGAQRFVGNADGSRPASVTGGRLLQVWTNADQEVRTQGAALGLNYAFAPFLNLAANYTLNIQDRSAVQDAEFQTYFNTPKHKYNVGANGTVLTHLSYAVNYRWAQGHEYGLPFAVGQLADYSSTDAYLGYNFTKLGAILQAGASNLFNATNIQVYGGPQIGRLVYVGLQLDVK encoded by the coding sequence ATGAGAAAACATTACAGTTTTCTGCTCTTTTTCCTGCTGCTGTTTTGCCAGGCAATTTCCGGCCAAGCGCAGGACCTGAGCGCGGTAGCCGGCATTGTGCAGGCCGAAAGTGGCGAGCCGATGCCCGGTGCCACAATCTTTATCCGGGGTACGTTCATTGGTACCAGTACCGACCGTGACGGCAAGTTTAGCCTGCGGGCCGACTTTAGCGAGGGTCCGGTAGTGCTATCGGTGTCTTTTGTGGGCTACGAGAGCCGCGACGTGACGCTGAGCCAGCCCGACAACGCTGTAAAGGTGCAGCTCAAAATCAACCCGACGCTGACCAACGAGGTAATTGCCTCGGCTTCCCGGGTCGAGGAAGGTATTCTGCAGGCCCCGGTAACGGTAGAGAAGGTGACCTCGCAGCAGGTGTTGCGCCTACCCCCACCCGACGTGCAGGTGGGCCTGAACCAGTTCAAAGGCATTGACGTGAACAGCTCCAGCATGCTGCTGAACTCGTTGAGCACGCGTGGCTTCAACTCGGCCAAATCGGAGCGGCTGATTCAGCTGACTGATTACTTTGATACTCAGTCGCCTTCCCTGAACGTGAATGCGGGAAACCTCACGGGTCTGCCCGAGCTGGATATCGAGAGCATCGAAATCATTCACGGACCGGCCTCCGCCCTGTACGGCGCCAACGCTTTCAACGGGGTGTTACTGCAAAACTCCAAAGATGCCTTCATCAATGAAGGTCTGACGCTGCGCGTACGCGGTGGCGAGCGAAGCTTCTTCGATGGCCAGCTGCGCTATGCCCAGAAAATCGGGGACAAGTTTGCGTTCAAAATCACCGGCGCCTACCTCACGGCCGACGACTGGCTGGCCCAGAACTACTCGGCTACCAGCACGCAGGTAGAACGGCGCAACAACGCCGAGGGCTCTGCCCTGGGCTACGAGGCTGTAAACCGCTACGGCGATGTACCCTTTACGGTACCCGCTACCTACCCGATTGCCGACCTGCGGGGCAAAACCCTGTTTATGCCCGGTTTCGACGAGAAAACGCTAATCGGTGACGACAATAAAGCCAAGTCGCTTAAAATCCACCCTTCGCTTTCGTACCTGCTGACCAGCTCCATCAAGATGACGGTGGGGGTCAACTACAACCGGGGCACGGCTAGCTACCAGAGCTCCAGCCGTTACCGCTTCAAGGACTTCGGCACCAACCAGTATCATGGTGAGATTAAAGGGGAGCGGTGGTTCGTGCGCGGCCAGTCGATTCAGGACTTTGGCAACAAATCCTACGACCTGAACTTCCTGGGGGCATTCATCCAGACCTCGCCCATTGCCACGGGCGGCGGCACGACGTACGCGCAGCAGTATTTCAACACGTACCTGACCACGTACGGCGGAGCCCGGCAGCTGGGCCAGACCGATGCGCAGGCCCAGATAACGGCGCAGAATGCCGCCAGCCAGTTCCAGCTTGATCCTAACAGCGGCACGTTCCGCAACCTGCGGAGCGCCATTATTGAGGACGCCACGCCCGGTAAAGGTGCCCGCCTCAATCCCAGCTCCCTGCTGAATGAGGGCAACGCGCAGTATAACTTCAAGCTGAGCGAAACCTCCGACCTGATTGTGGGGGGGGCGTACCGCAAGTTCCGGCTGGGCTCGAATGGCAACCTGTACTCCGACAACGACGGCCGGATTCAGAACCATGAGGTAGGCGGCTACGCACAGCTGACTAAGAAGCTATTCGAGGAGCGGCTGCGCCTGGCCTTGGCCGGCCGGATTGACGACTTCAAGAACTTCAACCCATCGTTTTCCCCCCGGGCTTCGGCCGTATACTCGGCCGGCGACAAGCGCCAGCATAACTTCCGGGCCAGCTACGGTCGCGCCTTCCGCTCGCCTACGCAGCTTGATCAGTACATCAACCTCGACTTGGGCCAGGTATTGCTCCAGGGCAACGTAGACAACGGCTACCAGGGCTACAGCATCATAACCGGCCAAGCTATTGAGGTAGCAGCCCTGAAGCTGGAACGCCTGAGCACGTACGAAATCGGCTACAAGGGTGCCTTGGGTGAGAAGGTAGCCGTAGACGTGAACTACTACCGCAACTACTACAACGACTTCATCGGGGCCCAGCGCTTCGTGGGCAACGCCGATGGCAGCCGTCCCGCCAGCGTTACCGGTGGCCGCCTGTTGCAGGTATGGACCAACGCTGACCAGGAAGTACGCACCCAAGGCGCGGCGCTGGGGCTGAACTACGCCTTTGCCCCGTTCCTAAACCTGGCCGCCAACTACACCCTGAACATTCAGGACCGGAGCGCCGTCCAAGATGCCGAATTCCAGACGTACTTCAACACACCTAAGCACAAGTACAACGTAGGTGCCAACGGCACGGTACTCACCCACCTGAGCTACGCCGTGAACTACCGCTGGGCGCAGGGCCATGAGTATGGTCTGCCCTTCGCAGTAGGTCAGCTTGCTGACTACAGCTCTACGGATGCTTATCTGGGCTACAACTTCACGAAGCTGGGCGCGATTCTGCAAGCAGGCGCGTCTAACCTGTTCAATGCCACCAACATTCAGGTATATGGTGGCCCCCAGATAGGCCGCCTCGTGTATGTAGGCTTGCAACTGGACGTGAAATAG
- a CDS encoding TonB-dependent receptor, whose amino-acid sequence MYNLYSSAAVAALLLPQLASATTLPTTPPAYVRATDPDPVEKSLAGQVLTDKGEALPGATVFIKGTFVGTSTDQQGNFRLDANFENGPVTLVFSYVGYDSREIKLETPELAINVGLSPSATLLNETVVSASRVEENILRAPVTIEKLSTRQIERISTPEILSGLGQLKGLDVSSASMLFTSVSTRGFNTAKSERVIQLVDYMDTALPSLNLSPGNLVGIPELDMESIEIIHGPASALYGSNALSGVILFNSKDPFVYEGLSVRLRGGERNLLDGQVRYAKKLTEKLAIKINASAFRANDWIADNMEATRSSANPQGSALGYNAVNRYGDNGYTFNQQQQLPGGTSPELYGKTAYLPGFSERDLIDDDNRTSSYRVQGAVSYLLRDDLKLTVEAKHAEGTATYQNISRFRVKGLGSNQYRAELKSSKGFLRIYTTEDFTGSSYELNQLGTLIQGSPVSDGSTVSYAQQFYGTYNAAYSQARRAGQTVDAALATAQTAANRTQLATTDPRFVTLREQIIDDKQPGRGAQQYFNSFLHDISGQRSFRLTERGTDLTVGAAYRQYRLGSNGLLFSDREGQRIKNHEYGAYGQLTQTLLEDRLKLAFAGRVDEFKNFKAAFSPRASAVYSVGKNKQHNFRASYGRAFRSPSQTEQYFYNDIRTGLLIGNVGNGFQGYNLTLFNSPQLLAAAQSNPAVLQPYEYTIAPLQLEKVNTAEIGYKGAVLPNVYADVSYYRSQYQDFIGAQTFVGNTDGSRPTPQQLAAGYSTAYTNQSQPTRVLYAYYNNNQEVRTQGVTAGLTYYFRKALNLTGNYSLNVLDRSNLPEGFQTFFNTPKHKYNVGANGQVGNLSYTVNYRWVQGHLQEIPFATGSIRDYSTTDAYVGYTLPKVGTTFQAGVSNAFNVNNTQVFGGPQVGRLAYLGLRFDLQ is encoded by the coding sequence ATGTACAATCTTTACTCGTCGGCCGCAGTAGCAGCTTTGCTTCTTCCGCAGCTTGCATCCGCCACTACCCTACCCACCACCCCCCCTGCGTACGTGCGCGCCACCGATCCGGACCCGGTTGAAAAGTCGTTGGCCGGCCAAGTCCTCACCGACAAAGGCGAAGCATTGCCCGGTGCTACGGTGTTCATCAAAGGCACCTTCGTGGGCACCAGCACCGACCAGCAGGGCAATTTCCGGCTGGATGCCAACTTTGAAAATGGCCCGGTAACGCTGGTGTTTTCTTACGTGGGTTACGACAGCCGCGAAATCAAGCTGGAAACCCCGGAATTGGCCATTAATGTGGGGCTGAGCCCCAGCGCCACGTTGCTGAACGAAACGGTGGTATCGGCCTCCCGGGTAGAGGAAAATATCCTGCGCGCCCCGGTTACCATCGAGAAACTTTCGACGCGCCAGATTGAGCGTATCTCTACCCCCGAAATCCTCAGCGGCCTGGGCCAGCTGAAAGGCCTGGACGTGAGTTCAGCCTCCATGCTGTTTACCAGCGTGAGTACGCGCGGCTTCAACACAGCCAAATCGGAGCGGGTAATTCAGCTGGTGGACTATATGGACACGGCGTTGCCTTCCCTGAACCTGAGCCCCGGCAATCTGGTGGGAATTCCGGAGTTAGACATGGAGAGCATCGAAATCATTCACGGGCCGGCCTCGGCGCTATATGGTTCCAATGCGTTGAGCGGCGTGATTCTGTTCAACTCCAAAGACCCGTTCGTGTACGAAGGCCTGAGCGTGCGCCTGCGCGGCGGGGAACGAAACCTGCTGGACGGACAGGTGCGCTACGCCAAAAAGCTGACCGAGAAACTGGCTATCAAAATCAACGCCAGCGCCTTCCGGGCTAATGACTGGATTGCGGACAATATGGAGGCGACCCGTAGCTCGGCCAATCCGCAGGGCTCGGCGCTAGGCTACAACGCCGTGAACCGTTACGGTGACAACGGCTACACGTTCAACCAGCAGCAGCAGCTGCCCGGCGGTACTAGCCCCGAGTTGTACGGCAAAACCGCCTATCTACCCGGCTTCTCGGAACGCGACCTGATTGATGACGATAACCGCACTTCCTCGTACCGGGTACAGGGGGCGGTATCGTACCTGCTGCGCGACGACCTAAAGCTGACGGTGGAGGCCAAACATGCCGAAGGCACCGCTACGTATCAGAACATCAGCCGTTTCCGGGTGAAAGGCTTGGGCTCGAACCAGTACCGTGCCGAGCTGAAAAGCAGCAAGGGCTTTTTGCGGATTTACACCACGGAAGACTTCACCGGCAGCTCCTACGAGCTGAATCAGTTAGGCACGCTTATTCAGGGCTCCCCAGTCTCAGATGGCAGTACCGTAAGCTACGCGCAGCAGTTCTATGGCACCTATAACGCCGCGTACAGCCAGGCCCGGCGCGCCGGCCAAACGGTGGACGCGGCCCTGGCTACCGCCCAGACGGCAGCCAACCGGACCCAGCTGGCTACCACCGACCCACGCTTTGTCACCCTGCGCGAGCAGATTATTGACGACAAGCAGCCGGGACGGGGCGCGCAGCAATACTTCAACTCCTTCCTGCACGATATCAGCGGGCAGCGCAGCTTCCGTCTCACGGAGCGCGGTACCGACCTGACGGTGGGCGCGGCATACCGCCAGTACCGCCTGGGCTCCAACGGCCTGCTATTTTCGGACCGGGAAGGCCAACGCATCAAAAACCACGAGTACGGCGCATATGGCCAGTTGACTCAGACGCTGCTGGAGGACCGCCTGAAACTGGCCTTCGCAGGCCGCGTGGACGAGTTCAAGAACTTCAAGGCCGCGTTTTCGCCCCGAGCCTCGGCGGTGTATTCGGTGGGCAAGAACAAGCAGCATAACTTCCGGGCCAGCTACGGCCGGGCGTTCCGCTCACCTTCCCAAACGGAGCAGTATTTCTACAACGATATTCGGACAGGGCTGCTGATTGGGAACGTCGGCAACGGCTTCCAGGGCTATAACCTGACCCTGTTCAACTCGCCGCAGCTGCTGGCAGCGGCCCAGAGCAACCCGGCCGTCCTGCAGCCCTACGAGTACACCATTGCGCCACTGCAGCTGGAAAAGGTGAATACCGCTGAAATCGGCTATAAAGGCGCCGTACTGCCCAACGTGTACGCCGACGTGAGCTACTACCGCAGCCAATATCAGGACTTCATTGGGGCGCAGACGTTTGTGGGCAACACCGACGGCTCACGGCCCACGCCGCAGCAACTGGCGGCCGGCTACTCCACGGCTTATACCAACCAAAGCCAGCCTACCCGCGTGCTGTACGCCTACTACAACAACAACCAAGAAGTACGTACTCAGGGCGTTACGGCGGGCCTGACCTACTACTTCCGCAAGGCGCTGAATCTCACCGGCAACTATTCCCTGAACGTACTGGACCGCAGCAACCTGCCCGAAGGTTTCCAGACGTTCTTTAACACGCCCAAACACAAGTACAACGTAGGAGCCAACGGCCAGGTGGGCAACCTAAGCTACACCGTGAACTACCGCTGGGTACAGGGCCACCTGCAGGAAATCCCCTTCGCCACCGGCTCCATTCGGGACTACAGCACGACTGATGCGTACGTGGGTTACACACTGCCGAAAGTAGGCACCACGTTCCAGGCTGGAGTGTCTAACGCCTTCAATGTCAACAACACGCAGGTGTTTGGGGGCCCGCAAGTCGGCCGCCTCGCTTATCTAGGTCTCCGCTTCGATCTGCAGTAA